The following proteins are encoded in a genomic region of Xanthomonas citri pv. mangiferaeindicae:
- a CDS encoding pseudouridine synthase, with the protein MLIAFNKPFAVLCQFTDRSTPPRATLAGFGLPAGVYPAGRLDHDSEGLLLLTDDGPLAHRITDPRHKLPKTYQVQVEGTPTAAQLQALREGVTLKDGPTRPAQVALLDPPPTLWPRDPPVRFRKSVPDAWLELTIREGRNRQVRRMTAAVGLPTLRLVRVAIGPWRLGALPPGSWRAEAD; encoded by the coding sequence ATGCTCATCGCTTTCAACAAGCCCTTCGCCGTGCTGTGCCAGTTCACCGACCGCAGCACGCCGCCGCGGGCGACCTTGGCCGGGTTCGGGTTGCCGGCCGGGGTGTACCCGGCCGGACGCCTGGACCACGACAGTGAAGGCCTGTTGCTGCTGACCGACGACGGACCGCTGGCGCACCGGATCACCGATCCCCGGCACAAGCTGCCCAAGACCTACCAGGTGCAGGTCGAGGGCACGCCGACGGCCGCGCAGTTGCAGGCCTTGCGGGAAGGCGTGACGCTCAAGGACGGGCCCACCCGGCCGGCGCAGGTCGCACTGCTCGACCCGCCCCCCACGCTGTGGCCGCGCGACCCGCCGGTGCGTTTCCGCAAGTCAGTGCCCGACGCCTGGCTCGAACTGACGATCCGCGAAGGCCGCAACCGGCAGGTGCGGCGGATGACCGCGGCGGTCGGGCTGCCGACATTGCGCCTGGTGCGGGTCGCGATCGGCCCCTGGCGTCTGGGTGCGCTGCCCCCGGGCAGCTGGCGGGCCGAGGCTGACTGA
- a CDS encoding methyltransferase yields MARLVARWRHLSTGVPSMQRSLSLCAAALLALTACSGPQTRADTSADLDAANVARLDAAIAGDWRTPENAARDGARHPRETLRFFGVRPGQTVIEITPGSGAWYSEILAPYLRGSGRYVAALVDPAAVPAGRGRDYQQAQHDGLQARFARDPAHFDQARIVTYDPAAPRLGPSGSADVVLTFRNVHNWRSSGQAEGMFKAFFDVLRSGGVLGVVEHRATGDVPADDRSGYVGQAQVIALAQAAGFRVDGSSEVNANPRDTRDHPNGVWTLPPTNRHEPGDAARYAAIGESDRMTLRFVKP; encoded by the coding sequence ATGGCGCGGCTTGTGGCACGCTGGCGGCACTTGTCCACCGGAGTTCCGTCCATGCAACGCAGCTTGTCGTTGTGCGCCGCCGCCCTGCTCGCGCTGACTGCCTGCAGCGGTCCGCAGACCCGGGCCGATACCTCGGCCGACCTCGACGCCGCCAACGTGGCGCGCCTGGACGCGGCGATCGCCGGCGACTGGCGCACGCCCGAAAACGCCGCGCGCGACGGCGCCCGCCACCCGCGCGAGACGCTGCGGTTCTTCGGCGTGCGTCCGGGGCAAACGGTGATCGAGATCACGCCCGGCAGTGGCGCTTGGTACAGCGAGATCCTGGCGCCGTACCTGCGCGGCAGCGGGCGCTATGTCGCCGCGCTGGTCGACCCTGCGGCGGTCCCGGCCGGCCGTGGGCGCGACTACCAGCAGGCCCAGCACGACGGCCTGCAGGCGCGGTTCGCGCGCGATCCGGCCCACTTCGACCAGGCCCGGATCGTGACCTACGATCCGGCAGCGCCGCGGCTGGGGCCGTCCGGCTCGGCCGATGTCGTGTTGACGTTCCGCAACGTCCACAACTGGCGCAGCAGCGGCCAGGCCGAGGGCATGTTCAAGGCGTTCTTCGACGTGCTGCGCTCGGGCGGCGTGCTCGGCGTGGTCGAGCATCGCGCAACCGGCGACGTGCCCGCCGACGACCGCAGCGGCTATGTCGGCCAGGCCCAGGTCATCGCGCTGGCGCAGGCGGCTGGCTTTCGGGTCGACGGCAGCAGCGAGGTCAACGCCAATCCGCGCGACACCCGCGATCATCCCAACGGCGTGTGGACCCTGCCCCCGACCAACCGCCATGAGCCGGGCGATGCCGCCCGCTACGCCGCCATCGGCGAAAGCGACCGGATGACGTTGCGGTTCGTGAAACCCTGA
- a CDS encoding alcohol dehydrogenase has protein sequence MAERELGQSGLRISPLAFGGNVFGWSADEATSFALLDECVALGIDLIDTADVYSAWADGNTGGESETLIGKWLQRSGKRQAVTIATKVAKWAQRPGLSPANIQAACDDSLRRLGTDVIDLYQAHEDDPSVPLEDTLGAFSRLIEQGKVRAIGASNYTAPRLAEALAVSRRHGLPRYETLQPHYNLVDRAGYERELEPLVREHGLGVISYYALASGFLSGKYRSEADAAKSRARGAQVVKQYLNPRGKRILGALDDVACRHAATVAQVALAWLIARPGITAPIVSATSLAQLRELAAARTLLLSKADIAALDGASAG, from the coding sequence ATGGCCGAACGCGAACTCGGACAGTCCGGACTGCGCATCTCGCCGCTGGCGTTCGGCGGCAATGTGTTTGGCTGGAGTGCGGACGAGGCGACCTCGTTCGCATTGCTCGACGAATGCGTCGCGTTGGGCATCGACCTGATCGACACCGCCGACGTCTACTCCGCCTGGGCCGACGGCAACACCGGCGGCGAATCGGAAACGCTGATCGGCAAATGGCTGCAGCGCAGCGGCAAGCGCCAGGCAGTGACCATCGCGACCAAGGTCGCCAAATGGGCGCAGCGCCCCGGCCTGTCGCCGGCCAATATCCAGGCCGCGTGCGACGACTCGCTGCGCCGGCTCGGCACCGACGTCATCGACCTCTACCAGGCGCACGAGGACGATCCCTCGGTGCCACTGGAGGACACGCTCGGCGCCTTCTCCCGGCTGATCGAGCAGGGCAAGGTGCGCGCGATCGGCGCGTCCAACTACACCGCACCGCGTCTGGCCGAAGCGCTGGCGGTCTCGCGCCGGCACGGGCTGCCGCGCTATGAGACGCTGCAACCGCACTACAACCTGGTCGATCGCGCCGGCTACGAGCGCGAACTCGAGCCGCTGGTGCGCGAGCACGGCCTGGGCGTGATCAGCTACTACGCATTGGCCAGCGGCTTCCTCAGCGGCAAGTACCGCAGCGAGGCCGACGCCGCCAAGTCCCGCGCGCGCGGCGCGCAGGTGGTCAAGCAGTACCTCAACCCGCGCGGCAAGCGCATCCTCGGCGCACTCGACGATGTCGCCTGCCGTCACGCGGCGACCGTCGCCCAGGTCGCACTGGCCTGGCTGATCGCGCGGCCGGGCATCACCGCACCGATCGTCAGCGCCACCAGCCTGGCGCAGCTGCGCGAACTGGCGGCCGCGCGCACGTTGCTGCTGTCCAAGGCCGACATCGCCGCACTCGACGGCGCCAGCGCCGGCTGA